From the Chitinolyticbacter meiyuanensis genome, one window contains:
- the aroF gene encoding 3-deoxy-7-phosphoheptulonate synthase: MIIVMQTHASEAQIEHVVGQIRVAGLTEHVSRGSELVIIGAIGDENKLDLAHFEILPGVERVNRVTKQYKIVSRDSYPAGSVVKVRGLAIGGPQIQVIAGPCSVETQEQMNQAADAVAAAGCRMMRGGAFKPRTSPYAFQGLGVTGLEYFQAAARRHKLPVVTELMDIRMLDTFMEYDVDVIQIGARNMQNFDLLKEVGRVNKPIILKRGLSATISEWLMAAEYIAAGGNHNIIFCERGIRTFETAYRNVLDVTAIPVLKRETHLPVIVDPSHAGGKAWMVPALAQAAVAAGADGLLVEMHPNPCEAWCDADQALTPQELKQLMTTLGAIATAIGRSI, encoded by the coding sequence ATGATCATCGTGATGCAAACCCACGCCTCCGAGGCGCAAATCGAGCACGTGGTCGGCCAGATCCGCGTTGCCGGCCTGACGGAGCACGTGTCGCGTGGCTCCGAGCTCGTCATCATTGGCGCCATCGGCGACGAGAACAAGCTCGATCTGGCCCACTTCGAAATCCTGCCCGGCGTGGAACGGGTCAACCGCGTGACCAAGCAGTACAAGATCGTCTCGCGTGATTCGTACCCTGCCGGCTCGGTGGTCAAGGTGCGCGGTCTGGCCATCGGCGGCCCGCAGATCCAGGTGATCGCCGGCCCCTGCTCGGTGGAAACCCAGGAGCAGATGAACCAGGCGGCCGATGCGGTCGCCGCGGCAGGCTGCCGCATGATGCGCGGCGGCGCCTTCAAGCCGCGCACCAGTCCCTATGCCTTCCAAGGCCTGGGTGTGACCGGGCTGGAATACTTCCAGGCGGCGGCGCGCCGCCACAAGCTGCCGGTGGTGACCGAGCTGATGGATATCCGCATGCTCGACACCTTCATGGAATACGACGTCGATGTGATCCAGATAGGCGCGCGCAACATGCAGAACTTCGATCTGCTGAAGGAAGTGGGGCGCGTCAACAAGCCCATCATTCTCAAGCGCGGGCTGTCGGCCACCATCAGTGAGTGGCTGATGGCGGCCGAGTACATCGCCGCGGGCGGCAACCACAACATCATCTTCTGCGAGCGTGGCATCCGCACCTTCGAAACGGCTTACCGCAACGTGCTCGACGTGACGGCCATCCCGGTACTCAAGCGCGAGACGCACCTGCCAGTGATCGTCGATCCCAGCCATGCCGGTGGCAAGGCCTGGATGGTGCCGGCACTGGCGCAGGCGGCGGTGGCTGCCGGGGCAGATGGCCTGCTGGTCGAGATGCATCCGAACCCTTGCGAAGCCTGGTGTGACGCGGATCAGGCATTGACGCCACAGGAACTCAAGCAATTGATGACCACGCTCGGCGCGATCGCTACCGCGATTGGCCGCAGCATCTGA
- a CDS encoding DUF4442 domain-containing protein: MLRLSIPLCLPMSPNTLRHLINLWPPFLLAGIHAIRFSPDWREIDVELRLRWYNRNYVGTHFGGSLFAMTDPWYMLMLMHVLGGDYYVWDQRASIDFIAPGRSRVHARFRLDETTLADIRHRTADGDKHLPEFSIDVIDDGGNLVARVKKTLYVRRKPKARPSLAEA; the protein is encoded by the coding sequence ATGTTGCGACTCTCGATCCCGCTTTGCCTGCCGATGTCACCCAATACGCTGCGCCACCTGATCAACCTCTGGCCGCCCTTCCTGCTGGCCGGCATCCATGCCATCCGCTTCTCGCCCGACTGGCGCGAGATCGACGTCGAACTGCGACTGCGCTGGTACAACCGCAATTACGTGGGCACTCACTTCGGCGGTAGCCTGTTCGCCATGACCGACCCGTGGTACATGCTGATGCTGATGCACGTGCTCGGCGGCGACTACTACGTGTGGGACCAGCGCGCCAGTATCGACTTCATCGCCCCCGGCCGCAGCCGCGTACATGCCCGGTTCCGGCTCGACGAAACCACGCTGGCCGATATCCGCCACCGTACCGCCGATGGTGACAAGCATCTGCCTGAATTCAGCATCGACGTGATCGACGATGGCGGCAATCTCGTTGCCCGGGTGAAGAAGACGCTGTACGTGCGGCGCAAACCCAAGGCCCGGCCTTCGCTCGCCGAGGCTTGA
- the pgsA gene encoding CDP-diacylglycerol--glycerol-3-phosphate 3-phosphatidyltransferase, with amino-acid sequence MPLNLPILLTWLRVALIPVFVGLFYLPDSMISMTSKNVSGALIFAVAALTDWFDGFLARRWNQTSSFGAFLDPVADKLMVAAALILLVELDRAAAWLAVIIIGREITISALREWMAQLGKSKNVAVAYIGKLKTTAQMVAILLLLWWGPLLPGISTPLVGTIALYVASVLTIASMFYYLRVAAQQFREQ; translated from the coding sequence ATGCCCTTGAACCTGCCCATCCTGCTTACCTGGTTGCGCGTTGCGCTGATCCCGGTCTTTGTCGGCTTGTTCTACTTGCCCGACAGCATGATCTCGATGACCAGCAAGAACGTCAGCGGGGCGCTGATCTTTGCGGTGGCCGCGCTCACCGATTGGTTCGACGGCTTCCTCGCGCGACGCTGGAATCAGACATCGAGCTTTGGCGCGTTCCTCGATCCGGTGGCGGACAAGCTGATGGTCGCCGCGGCGCTGATCCTGCTGGTGGAGCTCGACCGCGCGGCCGCTTGGCTCGCTGTCATCATCATTGGCCGCGAGATCACCATCTCGGCGCTACGTGAATGGATGGCACAGCTGGGCAAATCGAAAAACGTGGCCGTGGCCTACATCGGCAAGCTCAAGACCACCGCGCAAATGGTCGCCATCCTGCTGCTGCTGTGGTGGGGACCGTTGCTGCCGGGCATCTCGACGCCGCTGGTGGGCACCATCGCGCTCTACGTCGCGAGTGTACTGACCATCGCGTCGATGTTCTACTACCTGCGGGTTGCGGCGCAGCAGTTCCGCGAACAGTAA
- a CDS encoding MFS transporter translates to MTKSPAAGLAAIGGFYFCYFGFTGLFQPYWGVYLAALAFPAWQIGILTSLTQINRIYAPAIWGWLADRTGRRAAILRIAGIGGASGFALLQFADGFWGMLGALWLATFFWSAALPLVEALTMDRLRGDGGRYARLRVWGSIGFIVTSVAAGYWIQARGVGVLPLSALVVMLGLALYTWLLPQVPTPRHSPAQLAAGFGDILRRREVRVVFGACFLMLLAHGPYYSFYSIWVTDHGVAKDHIGWLWTLGVLAEIVMFMLMPRLTARWSRRSLFLACFVVATLRFLMIAWGAGNMALLLLAQLGHAFTFAVCHAVAMSYVHQHFAGPHQGKGQALYIGVSFGLGASSGGMLSGWAWEALGGQGVFTLAAGAAAIGGVLCWRGLARD, encoded by the coding sequence ATGACAAAATCCCCGGCCGCCGGTCTTGCTGCGATCGGCGGCTTTTACTTTTGCTACTTCGGCTTTACCGGCCTGTTCCAGCCGTACTGGGGCGTCTACTTGGCGGCGCTGGCCTTTCCGGCCTGGCAGATCGGCATCCTCACTTCGCTAACCCAGATCAACCGCATCTACGCGCCGGCGATCTGGGGCTGGCTGGCCGACCGCACCGGCCGTCGCGCCGCCATCCTGCGCATCGCCGGCATCGGCGGCGCCAGCGGCTTCGCCCTGCTGCAGTTTGCCGATGGTTTCTGGGGCATGCTCGGGGCGCTCTGGTTGGCTACCTTCTTCTGGAGCGCGGCGCTGCCGTTGGTCGAGGCGCTGACCATGGACCGATTGCGTGGCGATGGCGGCCGCTATGCCCGGCTGCGGGTATGGGGCTCGATCGGCTTCATCGTCACATCGGTGGCGGCGGGCTACTGGATACAGGCGCGCGGCGTGGGTGTGCTACCACTGTCGGCATTGGTGGTGATGCTGGGGCTGGCGCTCTACACATGGCTGCTGCCACAGGTGCCGACGCCGCGCCACAGCCCGGCGCAACTGGCGGCCGGCTTTGGCGACATACTGCGTCGCCGCGAGGTACGGGTGGTATTCGGTGCCTGCTTCCTGATGCTGCTGGCGCATGGGCCGTACTACAGCTTCTACTCGATCTGGGTGACCGACCACGGCGTGGCCAAAGACCACATCGGCTGGCTGTGGACGCTGGGCGTGCTGGCCGAGATCGTGATGTTCATGCTGATGCCCCGCCTGACCGCGCGCTGGTCGCGTCGCAGCTTGTTCCTGGCCTGTTTCGTCGTCGCAACGCTGCGGTTCCTGATGATTGCCTGGGGTGCGGGCAACATGGCCCTGTTGTTGCTGGCCCAGCTTGGCCATGCGTTCACCTTTGCAGTGTGCCATGCGGTGGCGATGAGCTACGTGCACCAGCACTTCGCCGGGCCGCATCAGGGCAAGGGCCAGGCGCTCTACATCGGGGTGTCGTTTGGCCTGGGCGCCAGCAGCGGTGGCATGTTGTCCGGCTGGGCGTGGGAAGCGCTGGGTGGTCAGGGTGTGTTCACACTGGCGGCCGGCGCCGCAGCCATCGGTGGCGTGCTGTGCTGGCGCGGCCTCGCCCGAGACTGA
- a CDS encoding aldo/keto reductase, whose protein sequence is MAYLASPHRYDGMAYRRCGRSGLMLPAISLGMWHNFGDNKAYVTSRDMVLAAFDAGITHFDLANNYGPPPGSAEETFGRVLASDLKAYRDEILISTKAGWQMWPGPYGDWGSRKYLVASLDQSLKRLGVDYVDIYYHHRPDPATPLEETMAALDAVVRQGKALYVGISSYPAEQTREAARILKQLGTPCLIHQPSYSMFDRWIEGGLTHVLHDEGIGSIAFCPLAQGLLTSRYLNGIPVDSRAAASDNPFLTTGNVDERLAQVRALHDIAAARGQSLAQMALAWALRTVTSVIIGASRVEQITENLGAVSRLDFSPDELARIEAILAQR, encoded by the coding sequence ATGGCTTACCTCGCGTCTCCCCATCGTTACGACGGCATGGCCTATCGCCGTTGTGGCCGTAGCGGCCTGATGCTGCCAGCGATCTCGCTCGGCATGTGGCACAACTTCGGCGACAACAAGGCGTATGTCACCAGCCGCGATATGGTGCTGGCTGCGTTCGACGCCGGCATCACCCATTTCGATCTCGCCAACAACTATGGCCCACCGCCGGGATCGGCCGAAGAAACCTTCGGCCGGGTGCTGGCGAGCGATCTCAAGGCCTATCGCGACGAAATCCTGATCTCGACCAAGGCCGGCTGGCAGATGTGGCCCGGTCCATACGGCGATTGGGGCAGCCGTAAATACCTGGTGGCCAGCCTGGATCAGAGCCTGAAGCGGCTGGGTGTCGATTACGTCGACATCTATTATCACCACCGCCCTGATCCGGCCACGCCGCTGGAAGAAACCATGGCCGCGCTCGACGCGGTGGTGCGCCAAGGCAAGGCGCTATATGTCGGCATTTCGTCATACCCAGCTGAGCAGACGCGCGAGGCGGCGCGCATCCTCAAGCAGCTCGGCACGCCCTGCCTGATCCATCAGCCGTCGTACTCGATGTTCGATCGCTGGATCGAAGGGGGCCTCACCCACGTCTTGCACGACGAGGGCATCGGTTCGATCGCCTTCTGCCCGCTGGCGCAGGGGCTGCTCACCAGCCGCTACCTGAACGGCATTCCCGTCGATTCCCGCGCTGCGGCGAGCGACAATCCCTTCCTGACCACCGGCAACGTCGACGAGCGCCTGGCACAGGTGAGGGCGCTGCATGACATTGCCGCCGCGCGCGGCCAGAGCCTGGCGCAGATGGCGCTGGCCTGGGCGCTGCGTACGGTGACCTCGGTCATCATCGGTGCGAGCCGCGTCGAGCAGATCACCGAGAACCTGGGTGCCGTATCCCGGCTCGATTTCAGCCCGGATGAACTGGCACGGATCGAAGCTATTTTGGCGCAACGCTAA
- a CDS encoding META and DUF4377 domain-containing protein translates to MTKALLIATLLATGIAGAVEARSLLDGNYRIERVVVDGRVVRPADDKVGLSIQGDRITGFSGCNRFMGALRYQDQTIAIGPLAGTRMACLDAGRSQLESDVLAALQAANRFALDAGQHAVLLRGPQGQLVTLVRQGQGVEKVLQIAPQTRSCSGVGKMECLQVRESAGQDWQLLYQGIEGFQREEGVAYVLKVREERVDNPPADAPDRRLVLIEVLERRP, encoded by the coding sequence ATGACCAAGGCCCTGCTCATTGCCACCCTGCTTGCCACCGGTATTGCCGGCGCTGTTGAGGCCCGCTCATTGCTCGATGGCAATTACCGGATCGAGCGCGTGGTGGTCGATGGCCGCGTGGTCCGACCGGCCGATGACAAGGTGGGCCTATCGATCCAGGGAGACCGGATCACTGGCTTCTCCGGTTGCAACCGTTTCATGGGGGCGCTGCGTTATCAGGATCAAACCATTGCCATCGGCCCGTTGGCCGGGACGCGCATGGCCTGCCTTGACGCGGGGCGCAGCCAGCTCGAATCCGACGTGCTGGCTGCCTTGCAGGCCGCGAACCGCTTTGCGCTGGATGCCGGGCAGCATGCAGTGCTGTTGCGCGGCCCGCAAGGCCAGCTGGTGACGCTGGTGCGGCAGGGGCAGGGTGTGGAGAAGGTGTTGCAGATCGCGCCGCAAACCAGAAGCTGCTCCGGTGTCGGCAAAATGGAATGCCTGCAGGTGCGCGAATCCGCAGGTCAGGATTGGCAACTGCTTTATCAGGGCATCGAGGGATTCCAGCGCGAGGAGGGCGTGGCCTATGTGCTGAAGGTGCGCGAGGAAAGGGTGGATAATCCGCCGGCCGATGCGCCCGATCGCCGGCTGGTCCTGATCGAAGTACTCGAACGCAGGCCCTGA
- the cmk gene encoding (d)CMP kinase produces MQLVPVIAIDGPSASGKGTVAQRVAEALGFHYLDSGALYRLTALAAVRRGVSWDDEAGVAGVAATLDARFDGDRIVLDERDASSAIRSEDIGVGASRVAALPAVRAALLQRQRGYARMPGLVADGRDMGSVVFPEAQLKVFLTASAAVRAERRYKQLAGRGEQADLAAITADLEARDARDRARTVAPLAQQPDARLLDTDGLGVEAAVEQVLAWWRERG; encoded by the coding sequence ATGCAGCTGGTTCCGGTCATCGCCATCGACGGCCCATCCGCCTCGGGCAAGGGCACGGTGGCGCAACGGGTTGCCGAGGCACTCGGCTTTCACTATCTCGATTCCGGCGCGCTCTACCGCCTGACTGCGCTGGCGGCAGTACGGCGTGGCGTTTCCTGGGATGACGAGGCAGGCGTCGCAGGCGTGGCCGCTACGCTCGATGCCCGTTTCGACGGAGATCGCATCGTGCTGGATGAGCGCGATGCCAGCTCGGCGATCCGCAGCGAGGACATCGGTGTTGGTGCCTCGCGTGTCGCGGCATTGCCTGCCGTGCGCGCAGCGCTGTTGCAGCGCCAGCGTGGCTACGCCCGCATGCCGGGGTTGGTGGCCGATGGCCGCGACATGGGCTCTGTGGTGTTCCCCGAGGCACAGTTGAAGGTGTTTCTGACCGCAAGCGCCGCTGTACGTGCAGAACGCCGCTACAAGCAACTGGCTGGCCGGGGCGAACAGGCGGATCTCGCGGCCATCACTGCCGACCTGGAGGCGCGCGATGCACGTGACCGTGCCCGCACCGTTGCGCCGCTGGCGCAGCAGCCCGACGCACGCCTGCTCGATACCGACGGGCTTGGCGTCGAAGCTGCCGTTGAGCAGGTGCTGGCCTGGTGGCGCGAGCGCGGCTGA
- the lapB gene encoding lipopolysaccharide assembly protein LapB has protein sequence MSEFPYWWLIALPVFFGAGWLAARVDIKHVLAETRSLPAQYFKGLNYLLNGRTNEAVDVYVDIARHHAETVDLQFTLGHLFRRRGELERAIRMHQKLLDRRELNDVQRQQAQFELARDFLKAGLFDRAEDILIELQHTDYARQARSELLAVYQQEKDWQKAIEIAQRMRDESHSYQHEIAQFHCELGEQAFSRSNPELAAEHLQAALTENRQCARARLLLGELAQSRGDIDAAIAEWQTIETQDALVLALVARKLLAACDTAGRGAEGTTYLLRMLQQNPELDVLDVIYERLMAQQGLEAAYEFVRERLKVHPTMPSLRKVLEAHLLVAPDDQKYELEIIGKLLTEATREHTMYYCSHCGFKARQYFWHCPACSEWESYPPVRGRKSRTAA, from the coding sequence ATGTCCGAATTTCCCTACTGGTGGCTGATTGCGCTGCCCGTGTTCTTCGGCGCAGGCTGGCTGGCTGCGCGTGTCGACATCAAGCATGTGCTCGCTGAAACCCGCTCGTTGCCGGCGCAGTATTTCAAGGGCCTCAACTACCTGCTCAATGGTCGGACCAACGAGGCGGTCGATGTCTACGTCGACATTGCGCGTCACCATGCCGAAACGGTCGATCTGCAGTTCACGCTGGGTCATCTGTTCCGTCGGCGTGGCGAGCTGGAGCGGGCTATCCGTATGCACCAGAAGCTGCTTGATCGGCGTGAGCTGAACGATGTGCAGCGGCAGCAGGCGCAGTTTGAGCTGGCTCGTGATTTCCTCAAGGCGGGGTTGTTCGATCGCGCCGAGGATATCCTGATCGAATTGCAGCACACCGATTATGCCCGCCAGGCACGCAGCGAGCTGCTTGCGGTGTACCAGCAGGAGAAGGATTGGCAGAAGGCCATCGAGATCGCACAACGTATGCGCGACGAGAGCCACAGCTATCAGCACGAGATCGCACAGTTCCATTGCGAACTGGGCGAACAAGCCTTTTCGCGCTCCAATCCTGAGTTGGCCGCCGAGCACCTGCAGGCCGCGCTCACCGAAAACCGCCAGTGCGCGCGTGCACGGTTGTTGTTGGGCGAGCTGGCGCAGTCGCGCGGTGACATCGACGCGGCCATTGCCGAATGGCAGACGATCGAAACCCAGGATGCACTGGTACTGGCGCTGGTTGCCCGCAAGCTGCTGGCTGCCTGCGACACCGCAGGCCGGGGCGCAGAGGGAACGACCTATCTGTTGCGCATGCTGCAGCAAAACCCCGAGTTAGATGTACTGGACGTCATCTATGAGCGGTTGATGGCCCAACAAGGGCTGGAAGCAGCTTATGAATTCGTGCGTGAACGGCTCAAGGTCCATCCGACCATGCCCAGCTTGCGCAAGGTGCTGGAAGCGCACTTGCTGGTGGCACCGGACGACCAGAAATACGAGCTGGAAATCATCGGCAAGCTGCTGACCGAGGCCACGCGCGAACACACGATGTACTACTGCAGCCATTGTGGCTTCAAGGCACGCCAGTATTTCTGGCATTGCCCGGCCTGCTCCGAATGGGAAAGCTACCCGCCGGTACGCGGGCGCAAGAGCCGCACGGCTGCCTGA
- the rpsA gene encoding 30S ribosomal protein S1, with the protein MESFAALFEESLKNQEMRSGEVITAEVVAVDHNFVTVNAGLKSESLISIDEFKNDRGEVEVKVGDFVPVAIDSLENGYGETKLSREKAKRLASWIELEDALEKGAIMSGVISGKVKGGLTVMVNGLRAFLPGSLVDTRPVKDTTPFEGKQIEFKVIKLDRKRNNVVVSRRAVLEESLGEERQKLLETLREGVVVKGIVKNITDYGAFVDLGGIDGLLHITDLAWRRVKHPSEVLAVGDEVEAKVLKFDQEKNRVSLGLKQLGEDPWVGLSRRYPQGTRLFGKVTNLTDYGAFVEIEQGIEGLVHVSEMDWTNKNVHPSKVVALGDEVEVMILDIDEEKRRISLGMKQCVANPWDEFEANYKKGDKLKGAIKSITDFGVFVGLPGGIDGLVHLSDLSWHVAGEEAVRNFKKGDEVEAVVLSIDTEKERISLGIKQLEGDPFNNFVSSSDKGAIVKGTVKSLDAKGAVIALSEDVEGYLRSTEVSRDRVEDIRSVLKEGDEVEAMIINVDRKTRSINLSIKAKDQGDEKAAMSQLSSDASAGTTNLGALLKAKLSGSNE; encoded by the coding sequence ATGGAGAGCTTTGCCGCCCTGTTCGAGGAAAGCCTCAAGAACCAGGAAATGCGTTCTGGTGAGGTGATTACCGCCGAGGTGGTAGCTGTTGACCACAATTTCGTGACCGTCAACGCCGGCCTGAAGTCTGAATCCCTGATCTCCATCGACGAATTCAAGAACGACCGTGGCGAAGTTGAAGTCAAGGTCGGCGATTTCGTGCCGGTGGCGATCGACAGCCTGGAAAACGGCTACGGCGAAACCAAGCTCTCGCGCGAGAAGGCCAAGCGCCTCGCGTCGTGGATCGAGCTGGAAGACGCCCTCGAGAAGGGCGCCATCATGTCCGGCGTGATCTCGGGCAAGGTCAAGGGCGGCCTGACCGTGATGGTCAATGGTCTGCGCGCCTTCCTGCCGGGTTCGCTGGTCGACACCCGTCCGGTCAAGGACACCACGCCGTTCGAAGGCAAGCAAATCGAATTCAAGGTCATCAAGCTCGACCGCAAGCGCAACAACGTCGTCGTGTCGCGTCGCGCCGTGCTGGAAGAGAGCCTGGGTGAAGAACGTCAGAAGCTGCTCGAAACCCTGCGCGAAGGCGTGGTGGTCAAGGGTATCGTCAAGAACATCACCGACTACGGTGCGTTCGTTGACCTCGGCGGCATCGACGGCCTGCTGCACATCACCGATCTGGCATGGCGCCGCGTCAAGCACCCGAGCGAAGTGCTCGCCGTGGGTGACGAAGTCGAAGCCAAGGTGCTCAAGTTCGACCAAGAGAAGAACCGTGTCTCGCTGGGTCTGAAGCAACTGGGCGAAGATCCGTGGGTGGGCCTGTCGCGCCGCTACCCGCAAGGCACCCGCCTGTTCGGCAAGGTCACCAACCTGACCGACTACGGTGCATTTGTCGAGATCGAGCAAGGCATCGAAGGCCTGGTGCACGTCTCGGAAATGGACTGGACCAACAAGAACGTCCATCCGTCCAAGGTTGTGGCCCTGGGCGACGAAGTCGAAGTGATGATCCTCGACATCGACGAAGAAAAGCGTCGTATCAGCCTCGGCATGAAGCAGTGCGTCGCCAATCCGTGGGACGAGTTCGAAGCCAACTACAAGAAGGGTGACAAGCTCAAGGGCGCCATCAAGTCGATCACTGACTTCGGGGTGTTCGTCGGCCTGCCGGGTGGCATCGACGGTCTGGTCCACCTGTCGGACCTGTCCTGGCACGTGGCTGGTGAAGAAGCCGTGCGTAACTTCAAGAAGGGTGACGAAGTCGAGGCCGTGGTGCTGTCGATCGACACCGAGAAGGAACGCATCAGCCTCGGCATCAAGCAGCTCGAAGGTGATCCGTTCAACAACTTCGTGTCGAGCAGCGACAAGGGCGCCATCGTCAAGGGCACCGTCAAGTCCCTGGATGCCAAGGGTGCCGTGATCGCGCTGAGCGAGGATGTCGAAGGCTACCTGCGTTCGACCGAAGTCTCGCGTGACCGCGTCGAAGACATCCGCAGCGTGCTGAAGGAAGGCGACGAAGTCGAAGCGATGATCATCAACGTCGATCGCAAGACCCGTTCGATCAACCTGTCGATCAAGGCCAAGGATCAGGGCGATGAGAAGGCAGCAATGAGCCAGCTCTCGTCCGATGCCAGCGCCGGCACCACCAACCTGGGTGCCCTGCTGAAGGCCAAGCTGTCCGGTTCCAACGAATAA
- a CDS encoding GNAT family N-acetyltransferase — protein sequence MLIRPTTAADLPELFQLRAQTRENALSPEYLATLGITPETAATGLASGDTRGWLCEIDGRIVGFASGDRTSGEMLVLAILPDFEGRGIGRRLLNEVTGWLQHCGSPRIWLTANPDPDGRAHGFYRRCGWVPTGEISGDDEVLEYCWH from the coding sequence ATGCTGATCCGCCCCACCACCGCAGCCGATTTACCCGAACTGTTTCAGCTGCGGGCGCAAACCCGGGAAAACGCCCTGAGCCCGGAGTACCTGGCCACGCTCGGCATCACCCCTGAGACCGCCGCCACCGGCCTTGCCAGTGGCGACACCCGCGGCTGGCTATGCGAGATCGACGGCCGCATCGTCGGCTTTGCCAGCGGCGATCGCACCAGCGGTGAAATGCTGGTGCTGGCAATCCTTCCCGATTTTGAGGGCCGCGGCATCGGTCGCCGGTTGCTGAATGAAGTGACCGGCTGGCTGCAACACTGCGGCAGCCCCCGCATCTGGCTCACTGCCAACCCCGACCCCGACGGCCGCGCCCATGGCTTTTACCGCCGCTGTGGCTGGGTGCCGACCGGCGAGATCAGCGGGGACGACGAAGTACTGGAGTACTGCTGGCATTAG
- a CDS encoding LapA family protein, with protein MRYLLWLIKFLLFVLLFGFAMHNAEPISLKFFLGYIWQAPLALVLLVFFVAGVALGLLAALGQMVKLRRELVGLRKELRIRNAPAQPVAPDPLLEQPRDAV; from the coding sequence ATGCGTTATCTGCTCTGGCTGATCAAGTTCCTGCTGTTCGTATTGCTGTTCGGCTTTGCCATGCACAATGCCGAGCCCATTTCGCTGAAGTTCTTCCTCGGTTACATCTGGCAGGCACCGCTGGCGCTGGTGTTACTGGTGTTCTTTGTTGCCGGCGTAGCGCTTGGTCTGCTGGCGGCACTCGGGCAGATGGTCAAGCTGCGGCGCGAACTGGTCGGCCTGCGCAAGGAGCTGCGGATTCGCAATGCGCCCGCCCAACCCGTCGCGCCTGATCCTTTGCTGGAACAACCGCGCGACGCGGTGTAA
- a CDS encoding prephenate dehydrogenase: MGKVAKLVLLGTGLIGGSFSLALKRAGLVGEVVGVGRDLANLERALELGVVDTTSTDAVAAVQGADLVLLATPVGQMGRLMTAIAPSLPPQCIVTDGGSTKQDVVALYRECLPNHLAWCLPGHPIAGSDLSGAAAARYGLYEGRRVVLTPLVETRQEVVERLSALWRACGAEVFHMDAVEHDSIFAAVSHVPHLVAFAYMNALLDRRNVEACLDFAATGFRDFTRIAGSHPAMWRDIALANRDAVVGDLKSNIARLSELVALIEAGEVGPLTTYIERASNARVDWDARRKEH; this comes from the coding sequence ATGGGCAAAGTAGCCAAACTGGTGCTGCTGGGGACGGGGCTGATCGGCGGGTCGTTCTCGCTGGCGTTAAAGCGTGCCGGCCTCGTTGGCGAAGTAGTCGGGGTGGGCCGTGATCTGGCCAATCTCGAGCGTGCGCTGGAACTGGGGGTCGTCGATACCACCAGCACCGATGCTGTGGCGGCGGTGCAAGGCGCCGACCTGGTGCTGCTGGCAACGCCGGTGGGCCAGATGGGCCGCCTGATGACTGCCATCGCGCCGTCGTTGCCGCCACAATGCATCGTCACCGATGGTGGATCGACCAAGCAGGATGTCGTTGCGCTATACCGCGAATGTCTGCCCAACCATCTGGCATGGTGCCTGCCCGGCCATCCGATTGCCGGCTCCGATCTCTCGGGTGCTGCCGCAGCGCGCTATGGCTTGTACGAAGGCCGGCGTGTGGTACTCACCCCGCTTGTTGAAACACGGCAGGAGGTAGTCGAGCGATTGTCCGCGCTGTGGCGTGCCTGCGGTGCCGAGGTGTTCCACATGGATGCAGTCGAGCACGATTCCATCTTTGCCGCGGTCAGCCATGTGCCGCATCTGGTCGCTTTCGCTTATATGAATGCCCTGCTCGATCGCCGCAATGTCGAGGCCTGCCTTGATTTTGCCGCGACCGGCTTTCGCGATTTCACCCGCATCGCCGGCTCTCACCCAGCCATGTGGCGCGATATCGCCCTCGCCAATCGCGACGCCGTGGTCGGCGACCTGAAATCCAACATAGCGCGCCTGAGTGAACTGGTTGCGCTGATCGAGGCCGGCGAAGTCGGTCCATTGACCACCTATATCGAACGCGCCAGCAACGCCCGGGTGGACTGGGACGCGCGCCGCAAGGAGCATTGA
- a CDS encoding integration host factor subunit beta, with the protein MTKSELIARLTTRYPQLVAKDAELAVKTILDAMGKSLAQGRRIEIRGFGSFDLNYRPPRTGRNPKSGTKVEVPEKFVPHFKAGKELRERVDELL; encoded by the coding sequence GTGACCAAGTCCGAACTCATTGCAAGGCTCACCACCCGTTACCCGCAATTGGTGGCGAAAGATGCAGAGTTGGCCGTCAAGACCATTCTCGATGCGATGGGCAAGAGCCTGGCTCAAGGTCGTCGCATCGAGATTCGCGGCTTCGGCAGCTTCGACCTGAACTACCGTCCGCCGAGAACGGGGCGCAATCCCAAGTCGGGAACCAAAGTAGAGGTTCCGGAGAAGTTTGTGCCCCACTTCAAGGCCGGCAAGGAACTGCGCGAGCGCGTTGACGAGCTCTTGTAA